In the Longibacter salinarum genome, one interval contains:
- a CDS encoding DUF3047 domain-containing protein — MERTALMKAPVLESPPLVLLVSVLIGVLLSASAAPSAVEAQPLSDAAEQQAAPSPIIVDDFESYKPGSFPEQWVFVKRDKSVISYDQASDPGETVEVKKQSGNRYLRVSTKGEALRYTQRNGKEFDWNLKTHSRIAWRWRAVKLPDGASERGENDTGGALYVTFGSDWLGRPKSIKYTYSSSLPVGSVVSFGPLKVIVVDSAREPRMGEWKEVMRDIPSDYRQVFGEDPPNRPLSITFWSDSDTTDDTAEVHFDDIRLLPPFERK, encoded by the coding sequence ATGGAGCGTACCGCTCTGATGAAAGCGCCGGTCTTGGAGAGCCCGCCCCTCGTTCTCCTTGTTTCCGTTTTGATCGGCGTGCTGCTGAGTGCATCAGCCGCTCCGTCTGCCGTCGAGGCTCAGCCGTTGAGTGACGCGGCAGAGCAACAGGCTGCACCGTCTCCGATCATTGTAGATGATTTCGAGTCGTATAAACCCGGAAGTTTTCCGGAGCAGTGGGTTTTTGTGAAGCGTGATAAGAGTGTCATTTCATATGATCAGGCGAGCGATCCCGGCGAGACGGTCGAAGTAAAAAAACAGTCTGGGAATCGATACCTCCGCGTCTCGACCAAAGGCGAAGCGCTCCGCTACACGCAGCGCAACGGTAAGGAATTTGACTGGAATCTGAAAACCCATTCACGGATCGCATGGCGATGGCGAGCCGTGAAACTTCCGGATGGCGCAAGCGAGCGGGGAGAGAATGATACAGGAGGCGCTCTCTACGTGACGTTTGGGTCCGACTGGCTCGGACGCCCGAAGAGCATCAAATACACCTATAGCTCGTCGCTTCCCGTGGGCTCGGTCGTATCTTTCGGACCGCTCAAAGTGATCGTTGTGGATTCGGCAAGAGAACCTCGCATGGGCGAGTGGAAAGAGGTCATGCGAGACATCCCCAGCGATTACCGTCAGGTCTTCGGCGAGGACCCGCCCAACCGACCGCTTTCGATCACGTTCTGGAGCGATTCCGACACCACCGATGACACGGCTGAAGTTCACTTCGACGATATTCGTCTTCTGCCACCGTTCGAGCGCAAATAA
- a CDS encoding HTTM domain-containing protein, which yields MATLSSWLHHRIFDSCKVTAEGLALYRIATASFVLLFGGPGFNPYFAFAPFATLPDAMYLPPPGVMQLIPGFPSEVFFQTLQVMIVLAWVAILFGYQTRIASPLATVLMLVGFGYTYSVGKINHNILFVLLPFVMGLSNWGAAFSIDAKRGRVSPDTASWPIPLMMLLTGFAMFTAGFPKILGGWLDPVTQAARSRFVKGFFVNDRTDLLAEAALTVQSDVLWELLDIATVAFEIGFLFALVSPWSTRLFAAGAVFFHTGVMLIMNIAFPTNFIVYAAVLPWSRMAEPVHTWVSRLRPFSTARYVSAAGIVAIFFTIVGSPLLWLDFGLASDLQPVDILVVVLGLLTVLALVILKMWNRSVRLGHELYRPLKPNVESSSQQ from the coding sequence ATGGCTACGTTGTCGTCTTGGCTTCACCACCGAATATTTGACTCGTGCAAGGTAACAGCAGAGGGACTCGCTCTTTATCGCATCGCGACCGCGAGTTTCGTCTTACTGTTCGGAGGGCCCGGATTCAATCCGTACTTCGCGTTTGCCCCGTTCGCAACGCTTCCGGATGCGATGTACTTGCCGCCCCCGGGTGTGATGCAACTGATTCCCGGATTCCCGTCGGAGGTGTTTTTTCAAACACTTCAGGTGATGATCGTTCTCGCCTGGGTTGCCATTTTATTTGGATACCAAACGCGAATTGCGTCGCCGCTGGCGACTGTCTTAATGCTCGTGGGATTTGGCTACACCTATTCGGTCGGCAAGATAAATCACAACATCCTGTTCGTGCTGCTTCCGTTTGTCATGGGCCTATCGAATTGGGGAGCTGCCTTTTCAATCGATGCCAAGAGAGGTCGCGTTTCTCCTGATACCGCAAGCTGGCCCATTCCGCTCATGATGCTCCTAACCGGGTTTGCCATGTTTACTGCTGGCTTTCCTAAAATCTTGGGCGGGTGGCTCGACCCCGTGACGCAGGCAGCACGGAGCCGTTTCGTGAAGGGCTTTTTTGTAAACGACCGGACCGACCTTCTTGCAGAGGCGGCGTTGACGGTCCAGAGCGACGTTCTATGGGAGCTACTCGATATAGCCACTGTGGCCTTCGAGATCGGATTTCTCTTTGCTCTCGTAAGTCCGTGGTCAACACGGCTGTTTGCAGCCGGCGCAGTGTTCTTCCACACAGGCGTGATGCTCATCATGAACATTGCCTTCCCCACCAATTTCATCGTCTACGCGGCCGTTCTGCCATGGTCTCGCATGGCAGAACCCGTTCACACATGGGTGTCTAGGTTACGTCCTTTTAGTACAGCAAGGTACGTCTCTGCAGCGGGTATCGTCGCTATTTTCTTCACAATCGTAGGTTCTCCTCTTCTCTGGCTCGACTTCGGCCTTGCGTCCGACCTTCAACCGGTCGACATCCTGGTTGTGGTCCTCGGTCTGCTTACAGTGCTGGCTCTTGTCATCCTGAAAATGTGGAACCGCAGTGTGAGACTCGGCCACGAATTATATCGCCCGCTTAAACCCAACGTCGAATCGTCGAGCCAGCAATAG
- a CDS encoding glycosyltransferase family 4 protein, which produces MRLLFVTQDFPPAVGGIQTYSWELVRRWSDVGAVHVIAPSHKDASDVDTSLSARVTRVPTAPETLPLRGIPSIIRVARSFQPDIAFHGQWHTLGASLLAQRLTGFPRRIVCAAHGRELLFNPLHSIPLVRSTYTLLRRSLLRIPDLFVPVSRYTADLLHSEGVDPARTHVMPNGVDPTRFQPLTHSNVRAQLDMADRPTLLTVGRLVPRKGLDTTICALRSVLKSVPDAQYLIVGSGPDQERLQHLVSHHDLTDSVHFIGRVAWDSLPQYYNAADVFVMPSREDPPDVEGFGLVFLEANACGTPVVGAAAGGVPDAIIDGVTGYLVPPADPDALADVLVDLLKHPARAREIGQVGRLHTEGEASWDHVANAMLHEIRATL; this is translated from the coding sequence ATGCGACTCCTCTTTGTCACGCAGGATTTTCCTCCGGCTGTCGGCGGAATCCAAACGTACTCTTGGGAACTGGTTCGCCGGTGGTCAGATGTTGGAGCTGTTCACGTGATTGCCCCGAGTCACAAAGATGCTAGCGATGTCGATACTTCCCTTTCGGCACGAGTCACGCGCGTACCGACAGCTCCGGAAACGTTGCCCCTGCGTGGCATCCCGTCGATCATTCGAGTAGCCCGCTCATTTCAGCCGGATATTGCTTTTCACGGCCAGTGGCATACACTGGGAGCCTCACTGCTTGCACAACGTCTTACGGGCTTCCCCCGACGAATCGTATGTGCTGCCCATGGGCGCGAACTTCTATTCAACCCACTGCACTCTATTCCACTCGTACGATCGACCTATACCCTTCTGCGGCGGTCGCTGCTGCGGATACCGGATCTGTTCGTTCCTGTGAGTCGCTACACGGCGGACCTTCTCCATAGCGAAGGAGTGGACCCAGCACGTACTCACGTTATGCCTAATGGCGTTGACCCAACACGCTTTCAGCCACTCACGCACTCGAACGTGCGGGCGCAGTTGGATATGGCCGACCGCCCCACACTTTTGACGGTTGGACGACTCGTGCCGCGAAAAGGCCTCGACACTACGATCTGCGCCCTCCGTTCCGTTCTAAAAAGCGTTCCTGATGCGCAGTATCTCATTGTTGGCTCAGGCCCAGACCAGGAACGACTTCAGCATCTCGTCTCCCATCACGACCTCACTGACTCTGTTCATTTCATCGGACGTGTGGCGTGGGACAGTCTTCCACAGTACTATAACGCAGCAGATGTCTTCGTCATGCCCTCGCGCGAAGACCCGCCGGATGTCGAAGGCTTCGGGCTCGTATTTCTTGAGGCGAATGCCTGCGGGACCCCCGTCGTGGGTGCCGCCGCGGGTGGGGTGCCTGATGCCATTATTGATGGAGTCACCGGCTACCTTGTGCCTCCCGCAGACCCGGATGCCCTAGCAGATGTACTCGTTGATCTGCTCAAGCATCCGGCTCGCGCACGAGAGATAGGACAAGTTGGACGCCTGCACACGGAAGGAGAAGCCAGTTGGGATCACGTAGCCAACGCGATGTTGCACGAGATCCGGGCAACACTCTGA
- a CDS encoding capsule assembly Wzi family protein, whose amino-acid sequence MPLFRPPASVSAIGQNARIAIVLIVMALFCGSPVAHAQTTSSDTTTAWTVRLGADALLASDDGPAFWAYSNQYGTVDRTSSNGLIRAFAERRTSFSPSLTFATGSEVIARTSENPDAFAHQLYGRLRYHDFELQAGWWEDAPSGLLHPTLSIGSLGRSRHAPTLPKIALRAPSYVDVPGTNEALAVKGYFAHGWLGDDRYVPGSLLQDKSLYFRVFRPDQRAQLHVGLLMHTIWAGTHPRYGDLPDGPITFLRVMGGRAGDVDAPDIEQDGSLGASSAGYDLGASFSYGSTDVLLSRYFHHTDRPSLFFRNPWDGIWGLRVERPQGQLLETVLWNHLRTTRQNARFSQGEERGEDTYYNNSLYLSGWTYENWVLGSPLMLKNENGPGVSNNIVVAHHLGVAGQLPGDVDYRLKATYSRNYGAQHVCSDASCTQRIDRRTPRTDQYSLMADFSKTVNALTFRAAVFADSGALYADRTSVLIGFSWKATGGPIF is encoded by the coding sequence ATGCCGCTCTTTCGTCCTCCCGCCTCGGTTTCCGCTATCGGGCAAAACGCCAGGATCGCCATCGTTCTGATCGTGATGGCTCTCTTCTGCGGTTCGCCTGTCGCCCATGCCCAGACGACATCGTCGGACACGACGACGGCTTGGACCGTCCGGCTGGGAGCAGATGCCCTGCTGGCGTCGGACGACGGCCCAGCGTTCTGGGCGTACAGCAATCAGTATGGGACGGTAGACCGCACGTCGTCGAACGGACTCATTCGGGCCTTCGCAGAGCGTCGCACATCCTTTTCCCCTTCACTAACGTTCGCCACGGGAAGCGAAGTGATTGCGCGCACGTCGGAGAACCCGGACGCATTTGCCCACCAACTTTACGGACGGCTCCGGTATCACGACTTCGAGTTGCAGGCCGGCTGGTGGGAAGACGCGCCGAGCGGACTGCTCCATCCGACGCTATCCATCGGCTCGCTTGGGCGTAGCCGCCACGCTCCAACCCTGCCGAAAATCGCCCTTCGCGCGCCATCGTATGTAGATGTGCCGGGAACGAATGAGGCTCTCGCCGTCAAGGGGTACTTCGCTCACGGCTGGCTGGGCGACGATCGCTACGTGCCGGGCTCGCTGCTTCAGGACAAGTCGCTCTATTTCCGGGTTTTCCGTCCCGACCAGCGTGCACAGCTTCACGTCGGCCTGCTCATGCACACGATCTGGGCCGGGACGCATCCGCGGTACGGTGATCTGCCCGACGGACCCATCACCTTTCTTCGCGTGATGGGAGGCCGTGCTGGCGACGTTGATGCCCCAGATATCGAGCAAGACGGATCCCTCGGCGCATCGTCGGCCGGCTACGATCTAGGCGCATCGTTTTCGTATGGAAGCACGGATGTCCTCCTCTCCCGATACTTCCACCACACCGATCGGCCCTCCCTCTTTTTCCGCAACCCATGGGACGGGATCTGGGGACTTCGGGTCGAGCGCCCTCAGGGACAGCTTCTGGAAACGGTTCTCTGGAATCACCTGCGCACCACGCGGCAAAACGCCAGGTTTTCGCAGGGGGAAGAGCGCGGAGAAGACACGTACTACAACAATTCGCTGTACTTGAGCGGGTGGACGTACGAGAACTGGGTGCTCGGATCACCGCTCATGTTGAAGAATGAGAACGGTCCGGGCGTCTCAAACAATATCGTGGTAGCGCACCACCTCGGCGTTGCGGGTCAACTTCCCGGTGACGTGGACTACCGACTGAAGGCAACCTACAGCCGGAATTACGGAGCGCAGCACGTCTGCAGTGATGCAAGTTGCACCCAGCGGATCGACCGTCGAACACCGCGCACAGATCAGTACTCTCTCATGGCGGATTTTTCGAAAACGGTAAATGCACTTACTTTTCGAGCAGCGGTTTTCGCCGATTCTGGCGCGCTGTACGCCGATCGTACGAGCGTTCTGATTGGATTCTCATGGAAAGCGACCGGTGGGCCGATCTTTTAG
- a CDS encoding MaoC family dehydratase — MPNTYETIQVGDSYKWNKVVTAEDVKSFAQITGDDNPIHVDEDYAKEHSRFGRPVVHGVLLLGLISKVLGRDYPGHGSIAVAISCRFLRPVTVGSEVTVEIKVSEKLESSKHIKVKVYIYKENKMVLGGEGRVIPPTEEDGELQMPEK, encoded by the coding sequence ATGCCCAACACCTACGAGACGATCCAGGTCGGCGATTCTTATAAGTGGAATAAGGTCGTCACGGCGGAGGACGTAAAGTCGTTCGCACAGATCACCGGTGACGACAACCCGATCCATGTCGACGAGGACTATGCAAAAGAACACTCCCGCTTCGGCCGCCCTGTCGTGCACGGTGTTCTTTTGCTTGGCCTGATTTCTAAAGTTCTGGGTCGCGATTATCCTGGCCACGGCAGCATCGCTGTCGCGATCTCTTGTCGCTTCCTCCGCCCCGTGACAGTTGGCTCGGAAGTTACGGTCGAGATCAAAGTATCTGAGAAGCTTGAGTCCAGCAAGCACATCAAAGTGAAGGTCTACATCTACAAGGAGAACAAGATGGTCCTCGGGGGCGAAGGCCGCGTCATTCCACCGACCGAAGAAGATGGCGAACTGCAGATGCCCGAGAAGTAG
- a CDS encoding O-methyltransferase, with protein sequence MNFKHQDTQITVAYAAILILLSAGVYYLVNAEVAVLATLVAGLTGIVGLVLNVYRSRAKDDIAQNEHIQALLFVYEMLDVEAPLPDLTEWAISPQLAATLIRLVRDKQPEVVLEVGSGSSTVVMSYVMEQLDRGRVISLDHSAEYTEMTRSQIEKHGLSHRVDVIHAPLVDTEIGGEVWPWYDVGDVDLPPIDVLFVDGPPQSTRSLARYPAVPVLRDNLSGNAVIVLDDAYRPDESEIADRWASELETGPPEIEKSPYGTAVLYRTS encoded by the coding sequence ATGAATTTTAAGCACCAGGATACTCAGATCACGGTTGCTTATGCCGCCATTTTAATACTTTTGTCAGCCGGGGTGTATTACCTCGTCAACGCCGAGGTTGCTGTTCTTGCAACCTTAGTGGCCGGGTTAACTGGAATTGTCGGCCTTGTCCTCAATGTGTACCGGAGCCGGGCGAAAGACGACATTGCCCAGAATGAACATATCCAGGCGCTTCTCTTCGTCTACGAGATGCTGGATGTTGAAGCACCTCTACCGGATCTTACCGAATGGGCCATTTCGCCGCAGCTCGCAGCTACGTTGATTCGTCTGGTTCGCGACAAACAGCCCGAGGTTGTCCTAGAGGTTGGAAGTGGTTCATCAACTGTGGTGATGAGCTATGTTATGGAGCAACTGGACCGTGGTCGGGTCATCTCGCTCGATCACTCAGCAGAATATACCGAAATGACGCGGTCTCAGATCGAGAAGCATGGCTTAAGTCATCGCGTCGACGTCATTCACGCCCCCTTGGTTGATACAGAGATCGGCGGAGAGGTTTGGCCCTGGTATGACGTTGGCGACGTCGATCTACCTCCGATTGATGTGCTCTTCGTAGATGGCCCACCTCAGAGCACTCGTTCGCTGGCCCGGTATCCTGCTGTACCGGTGCTAAGAGACAATCTCAGCGGTAACGCCGTGATTGTGCTGGACGATGCATACCGTCCTGACGAGAGCGAAATAGCCGACCGATGGGCGAGCGAACTGGAGACAGGGCCGCCTGAAATCGAGAAAAGCCCGTACGGGACGGCCGTGTTATACCGGACATCTTGA
- a CDS encoding glycosyltransferase family 2 protein, producing MPPSSLPKVSCLLVTADRPQLVKRALRCYANQTYENTELVVLDNGETPIQEVVESFDLDGDVVYRHVEREPDMWIGALRNQSLELATGKFVVPQWDDDDWSHPERVERQARVLQEGYDACTLQGTLMHVDSEEYFDHPFIGPLPDGVPPTIMHRRNANIRYPNLRRTSDTDFVNAWQKHRYKVLPIEEAYLYLRYSHGGNLWEQDHFLRRMRNTPKQLLLYAWHAYIRGDVFNHPRFRLTSKMEEAFELYLEDSIASGIFDADAIRAAK from the coding sequence ATGCCCCCGTCCTCACTTCCGAAAGTTAGCTGTCTTCTTGTAACGGCCGACCGACCACAACTGGTAAAGCGTGCACTACGGTGCTACGCGAACCAGACGTACGAAAACACGGAGCTGGTGGTGTTGGACAACGGCGAAACGCCTATTCAGGAGGTTGTCGAGTCCTTTGATCTCGACGGTGATGTCGTGTATCGCCATGTTGAGCGTGAACCGGACATGTGGATTGGTGCGCTGAGAAACCAGTCGCTTGAACTTGCAACCGGGAAGTTTGTGGTTCCCCAGTGGGATGATGATGACTGGTCTCATCCAGAGCGTGTGGAGCGGCAGGCACGCGTGCTACAAGAAGGGTATGATGCCTGCACGCTTCAGGGGACGCTGATGCACGTCGATTCAGAGGAGTATTTCGATCACCCCTTTATCGGGCCTCTGCCCGATGGCGTCCCTCCAACGATTATGCATCGGAGGAATGCTAACATCCGGTATCCTAACCTTCGTCGGACGAGCGATACGGATTTTGTAAATGCATGGCAGAAGCATCGATATAAAGTCCTGCCGATCGAAGAAGCGTATTTGTATCTTCGTTATTCTCACGGCGGCAATCTTTGGGAGCAGGATCACTTCTTGCGCCGGATGCGAAATACCCCGAAGCAGCTTCTGTTATATGCCTGGCACGCATACATCCGAGGGGATGTCTTTAATCACCCGCGCTTCCGTCTAACCTCCAAGATGGAGGAGGCCTTTGAACTTTATCTCGAAGACTCGATCGCGTCAGGTATTTTTGATGCGGATGCTATCCGCGCTGCAAAATGA
- a CDS encoding M48 family metalloprotease, whose translation MSSTSPPSVSHRTRWMRWTFLLLMTAALSLTVPACTTGVNPVSGNTRAMGYSWEQELQLGKQADQQIQQQFGVYESEELQRYVDRIAQDVLAVSHMRRPDTPDKFRNAEFTFRVLDSEVINAFALPGGYVYVTRGLLAHLNNEAQLAVVLGHEIAHVAARHASQQAGRQQLTQLGVLGAGVAGGLAFGGETARSIMGLGGQAAQLFSLKYSRENERESDRLGVEYAVKAGYEASEGADFFTTLKRKRDQSGQSIPSWQSTHPDPGERETSIVRLAQEWQGRVAEPANEIDQGPYYNAIARIILGKNPRQGFTEDNTFYHPDLRFSFPYPAGWQVINQPRQVAVVEPDQSAYVTFSFSQEDSPRAAATAFAGQEGLTTVDRSSTSINGLNAERLLVSGKTQQGGEVRALSYFIAYDDNVYRFTGITTSQRYNQYESEFERTMRGFDQLRDPAKLNVEPARIAIRDADTRRAFSQFVEPSRLPKEMNSEDLAILNQVELQQTIERGQPLKLPN comes from the coding sequence ATGTCTTCGACCTCGCCACCGTCTGTTTCTCACCGCACACGCTGGATGCGGTGGACGTTTCTCCTTTTGATGACGGCTGCACTCTCGCTCACTGTTCCGGCCTGCACAACGGGCGTGAACCCCGTTTCGGGCAACACGCGGGCGATGGGGTATTCCTGGGAGCAAGAGTTGCAACTGGGCAAACAGGCCGACCAGCAAATTCAGCAGCAGTTTGGCGTCTACGAGAGTGAGGAGCTCCAGCGATACGTGGACCGAATTGCGCAGGATGTGCTGGCGGTGAGCCACATGCGCCGCCCCGACACGCCAGACAAGTTTCGGAATGCGGAGTTTACGTTTCGTGTCCTCGACAGTGAGGTGATTAACGCCTTCGCATTGCCCGGCGGCTACGTATACGTCACGCGCGGGCTTCTAGCGCACCTGAACAACGAGGCGCAGCTCGCCGTCGTCCTCGGCCACGAAATTGCTCACGTCGCCGCCCGACACGCATCGCAGCAGGCGGGTCGTCAGCAGCTCACGCAGCTCGGAGTGCTCGGTGCGGGCGTCGCGGGGGGACTCGCCTTTGGCGGGGAAACCGCGCGCAGCATCATGGGGCTCGGTGGCCAGGCAGCGCAGCTGTTCTCGCTAAAGTACAGTCGGGAAAATGAGCGTGAGTCGGACCGACTCGGCGTCGAATACGCCGTCAAGGCTGGATACGAGGCGTCCGAGGGCGCGGACTTCTTCACGACTCTGAAGCGGAAGCGCGATCAGTCCGGGCAGTCGATTCCCTCGTGGCAGTCGACACATCCGGATCCGGGCGAACGCGAGACAAGCATCGTGCGTCTCGCACAGGAATGGCAGGGGCGCGTCGCTGAGCCCGCAAATGAGATTGATCAGGGGCCGTACTACAACGCCATCGCACGCATCATTCTCGGCAAGAACCCCAGACAGGGATTCACGGAAGACAATACGTTTTATCATCCTGATCTGCGCTTCAGCTTTCCATATCCCGCTGGCTGGCAGGTCATTAATCAGCCGCGCCAGGTTGCTGTGGTTGAGCCGGACCAATCCGCCTACGTCACCTTCAGCTTCTCCCAGGAAGACTCGCCTCGCGCTGCAGCGACGGCGTTCGCAGGACAAGAAGGTCTCACAACCGTAGACAGGAGTTCAACCAGCATCAACGGGCTGAACGCCGAGCGTCTCCTGGTGAGCGGAAAGACCCAGCAGGGAGGAGAGGTGCGTGCACTGAGTTACTTTATCGCGTACGACGACAACGTGTACCGCTTCACCGGCATCACGACATCCCAACGGTACAACCAGTACGAAAGCGAATTCGAGCGGACGATGCGCGGGTTCGACCAGCTGCGCGATCCGGCGAAGCTCAACGTGGAACCGGCGCGCATTGCGATTCGCGACGCCGACACGCGGCGAGCCTTCTCCCAGTTCGTCGAGCCGAGCCGTCTGCCGAAAGAGATGAACTCGGAAGACCTGGCCATCCTGAACCAGGTCGAATTGCAGCAGACGATCGAGCGCGGCCAGCCACTGAAGCTGCCGAATTAG
- the recF gene encoding DNA replication/repair protein RecF (All proteins in this family for which functions are known are DNA-binding proteins that assist the filamentation of RecA onto DNA for the initiation of recombination or recombinational repair.), with protein sequence MILRTLRLRSFRAHDETTLELRPKVNLLHGANGVGKTNVLEAIHYVCLTKSFAASNDRYVVRQNAPYLEVEGLFEGVRSTETRVRMVYVPSEGKKVFVNGAPLDRLTEIVGMLPVVVFSPEDHALTAEGPSERRRFLNNILSQARPVYMDDLMKYRRARKQRNEVLRQYKKRPSPPPEPLIEPWTEKIISIGSRVIHRRNAFLHTFREYLVDAYERIDAVAEEPTIEYDTIGGFADGTELEDIEETFRAELERKRDHEHQRGTTLVGPQRDELVFRLDDLEVRRYGSQGQHRTFAMALKLAQYLYLTDRLDTQPILLLDDAFGKLDARRTDVFLELLLSDVIGQSLITATRRAPFAHTIDFSRPMHRSMHVTRVDGAARVTPETHSEEGDTVNGGASGESDEADRQAAQSPATETQQT encoded by the coding sequence ATGATTCTTCGCACGCTTCGGTTGCGCTCGTTCCGGGCGCACGACGAAACCACCCTCGAGCTTCGGCCGAAGGTGAACCTGCTGCATGGAGCGAACGGCGTCGGCAAGACGAACGTGCTGGAGGCGATCCACTACGTGTGCCTGACAAAGAGCTTTGCGGCGTCGAACGACCGCTATGTGGTCCGCCAGAACGCCCCGTATTTGGAGGTGGAAGGGCTGTTCGAGGGTGTCCGGTCGACGGAGACGCGCGTCCGGATGGTGTACGTCCCGAGCGAGGGGAAGAAGGTGTTCGTGAACGGCGCTCCGCTCGATCGTCTCACCGAGATCGTGGGCATGCTGCCGGTCGTTGTTTTTTCCCCGGAAGACCACGCGCTTACCGCCGAAGGCCCGAGCGAACGGCGTCGGTTTCTGAATAACATTCTGAGTCAGGCTCGTCCCGTCTACATGGACGACCTGATGAAGTACCGTCGCGCACGCAAGCAGCGGAATGAGGTGTTGCGACAGTACAAGAAGCGCCCGAGTCCACCGCCCGAGCCGCTGATCGAGCCGTGGACCGAGAAAATCATTTCGATTGGAAGCCGGGTCATTCACCGACGAAACGCGTTTCTGCACACCTTCCGCGAGTATCTGGTGGATGCGTACGAACGCATTGATGCGGTAGCGGAGGAGCCGACGATCGAATACGACACGATCGGGGGCTTTGCGGACGGCACCGAGCTGGAGGACATTGAGGAGACCTTCCGCGCGGAGCTCGAACGCAAGCGAGACCATGAGCATCAGCGTGGGACCACGCTCGTCGGGCCGCAGCGGGACGAGCTCGTCTTTCGCCTGGACGACCTTGAGGTGCGGCGCTACGGCTCGCAGGGGCAGCATCGGACCTTTGCGATGGCGCTGAAGCTCGCTCAGTACCTGTACCTGACCGACCGCCTCGACACCCAGCCGATTCTGCTTCTTGATGACGCCTTCGGCAAGCTCGATGCGCGGCGAACCGATGTCTTCCTGGAACTCCTCCTGTCGGATGTCATCGGGCAAAGCCTGATCACGGCGACCCGACGAGCTCCGTTCGCGCATACGATTGACTTTAGCCGTCCAATGCACCGGTCGATGCACGTGACCCGGGTCGACGGAGCGGCTCGCGTCACTCCCGAGACTCATTCAGAGGAGGGCGACACAGTGAATGGCGGCGCGTCTGGTGAATCGGACGAGGCGGACAGACAGGCAGCACAGTCTCCAGCCACGGAGACGCAGCAGACGTAA